The sequence below is a genomic window from Actinomycetota bacterium.
ATGCACTCGGCGATCAGCGAGGCCGTCTCGCTCGCCCGCGCGCGCAAAGGCGCCGAGGAGGTCCCCGAGCCTTTCGAGCTCATCCCCGACGACCCCGCGGTCTTCGCGGGGATCGCTGCGGGCGACACCGTGGGGATGTTCCAGCTCGAGTCCAGCGGCCAGCGCAACCTCTCGACACGCCTGCGGCCTTCACGCTTCGAGGACATCATCGCGCAGATATCGCTGTTTAGGCCTGGCCCGCTGCAAGCCGACATGATCACGCCGTTCATCCGACGCCGCCACGGACTCGAGCCGGTCGTCATCCCGCACGAGAGCATGCGCGAACCGCTGGCCGACTCCTACGGCGTCATCGTCTTCCAGGAGCAGGTCCTGCTGGTTGCCCGCGCGGTCGCCGGATTCGACCTCGCGCAAGCCGACATGCTACGCCGCGCCATGACGCGGGGCCGCAGCCACGAGGACACGGCTCGCATCCGCGAGAGCTTCATCGAGCGGGCGGTCGCGCGCGGGGTCGAGCAAAGCGTCGCCGAGGAGGTCTTTCGGCAGATCGAAGGATTCGCGGCCTACGGATTCAACAAGGCGCACGCTGCCTGCTTCGCCGTGATCAGCTACGCGAGCGCTTGGCTCAAGACCCACTACCCGGCGGAACTTGCGGCGGGGATCATGAACCACCTGCCGATGGGCTTCTACTCGGGCCGAGTGGTCATCAACGACGCCCGGCGGCACGGTATCGAGATCCGCGGACCGCACGTCAACGAGTCGATGCCGCGCTACACGGTCGAAGCCGACGGTCGCGCGCTCAGGGTCGGCCTGCGCGGAGTGCGCGGCGTGCCGCAACGCCTACTCGCCCAGGTGGAGCGCGAACGTGTGCGCCGACCCTTCGCGGATGTCGGCGACTTCCTTCGGCGGACACACGCCGACGCCACTGCGGCCCAGTCGCTGGAGCGCATCGGGGCACTCGATGGCCTCGGCGGGGCCTCAAGCGGCAGGCCGACCGCCGAGAAGCTCGCGGCGGAGATGGAGCTCATGGGGCTCGCGCTCACCGCGCACCCGCTCGAGATCGTTGCAGCCGACCTCGACGCGCGCGGCGTCACGCGCGCTGCCGAGATCCCCGCGATCCCCGATCGCACGCAGGTGCGGGTCGCCGGTCTGCGCGAGCGCGCTCAGACGCCGCCCACCCGCTCGGGCAAGCGCACGTGCTTCCTCACGCTGGAGGACGCGACGGGGCTTTTGGATGTCGTGGTGTTCGAGGACGTGCTCGCCAAGACCGCCGAGACGATCGTCAAGGACTCGGCCTACATCGTCGATGGCATCGTGCAGAACAACCCGGAGCGCGGCATCGCGATAGTCGCCGAGAACGTCGTGCCGTATGACGTGCGTCGACCCTACTGAGCGGGGCCACCGCCGGGTGAGAACTCCTCGACAGACTCGGCGATGATCTCCGGTCCGGCCATGCGGATCGAAGCGCCCTCGAAGCGCTCGCCGATCACGCTGACGTGCATGCCTTCGAGCGGCTCCAGCATCTGGGTGATCTCGGCACCGTTCGCGATCACCGCGACGTTTTTGCCGTCGCCGGCCGCGGTCGTGTCGACCACGGCCCAGAAGCCGCCTTCGAGGTCGATCCACCTAAGCTCGCCGATAGCCTGGGCTTGCCCACCTTCGATGTCGTAGAGGCCGGGTGCAAGACCGCTTCCGGCGGCTGGGGGAGCGGGTTCTGTCGGCGCGGGCTCGGGTTGAGGCGCCGCATTGTCGGTCGCGGGCGGGGAAGTCGGAGCGCAGGCGGCGAACATCGCAACCATCACGAGCGCTAGGACAAGAAGCATCAGTCGTTTGCACATAGCGGGCATCCTTTCGGCGGGTGTAAGCAGCGAGGTAACCAGCCTAGCCGACATCGGCAACACAATGATAAGATACCGTGGCCTCGACGACGCGTCGAGTCATCCGCGTTCCTGCCGAGTAGCCCTCGTAGCTCAGGGGATAGAGCACAGGTTTCCTAAACCTGGTGTCGCACGTTCGAATCGTGCCGAGGGCACCACGCAGCCGCACTGCGGGGGCCGCGGCCACCGGAGTAGAATTCGACACAGACTGGTGGGGGCATGACACAAGCAATCAATCGAACCCTCGGCAACACCCTTCCAGGCATCGTTGTGACCAACATTGTCACGCTGGTGCTGGCCCTGTGGCAGGGGCTGGCGCTTACCGACCTCATTACAGCATATTGGATACAGAGTGTCGGCATCGGTGTCACCGTGTGGCTGAGGCTGAAGAGCATCCCGCTGGAAACGTATGCGACTGAGATAGCTACCGGACCTCCGTATATATCGTGGAGCGGGCGAGCTTCAGGCGCCATGACAGCCAGTGAGGCCGCGGCCGTGGCGCAGGCGCGCCTTGATGATCAGGCGGCGTCGGCACTCGGGCACAGATGGACGGACGCGATGGGGCCGCGAGCTCGCGTCCACAAGACCCTCGGGGCCGAGAGTGCGGTACCGAACCACCCATTTACCTGCGGTCTGGTGCGAGACGCCGGCCGCATGTGCGGCCGCACTTACCGTCCAGCCCGCCTCCACACGTTTTGCGAGTACAAGTCTGCCGTGCATGGTCAATCTGGCGTTAGGATGTGACATGAGGACCTCCTTCTTCGGTTGTGGCTTCGACAACCAACAACCGACAGGAAGGGGTCCTCGCCTGTCAACAACCTATGTGGGAACTACACCTGACCCCTAACATTGAGATGCTTCCTGAGGCAACGAGAGGGGTTGACGAATGTCGCAGGCTGTGCAATCTTCGCATGAAGAATTGAAGCGGTGGAGGGGGGAGAATCATGGTACGTAGGATAGTGTTTCCACGCCAGCTGATGGGGTGGGGAGTAGTCGCACTCGTAGCGGTTGCGTGCGTGTTTGGAGCTGTCGACAGGGTAAGCGCAATTGCTTCCGAAGGTCCGAGGGATGCCGTGCAAGCAACAGTGGTCCGGTACCTTGACGCCAGGTTTCGTCGGCTTGTGACTCTGGACAGCAGTGCCGCCGTTGGGGCTGCCGTTGATCCCACAGACCAAACCGCCGTGGCTGAAGCCTGGGGCGATGTTGAAGTGGAGACTGCGCGGGAGCTGGAATCCGGCTGGGGAGACTATTCGCTGAGGACCGAGTTCGTCAACACTCGTGTCGTCGGAACTACGGCGGATGTGACCGTACGGGTTGATGTTGACTTTCACTATGCATCTTCTCCAGAGGTTGATTCCGGCATCTACAACGTGGTTCACAGGTTCAGACTGGTGCGTAAGGCCGATGACTGGCGAATCGTGTCCATCGATAGTGACAGCGAGGAGTTCCAGCGCTTCAAGCAAGAGGTCTCTGGCAAGACCAGCAGAGGTCGGTCAGCGAGAGATGCGTCTGATATCGCCAGACGAGAACGTATATCGAATCTTCGTCAGTTCGCCGATCAGCTGCGCCCTGTGGCGGTCCAGCAGTCGACTTCGCAACATGGAGCAGATGGCTTGAGCGCTTCCTCCGTTCAGCCTCTGGCAACCGCTTTGCACTCCTACAGTGGCAGTCGCGGCAGTATCTACGCGCAAAGGTTTGCGGCCAGAGGCACCCCAAGATGGTTCTACTACGCCAGCGGTGCGAACTGCACGAACTTTGTCTCACAGTGTGTATGGGCCGCGTACGGCGGATTCGTTCCTTCCAGCGATGCCGCGAGTAGAAGCAACATCACTAATATGGTCCGGATGGTTCGGAACGTCTGGCATGGCGGCACTGGGGGTGGAATGCCGAATTGGGAGTCCGTAATGAGTTTCTGGACATACGTCACTAACTCCACCAAGACACGCGGACCTATGGCCACGGGCCACAACAACGGAGCCAGGTTCACTGGAATCAACCCCGCAGACGTTCGCGTTGGCGATGTGTTGCAGGTCCGCAACGGGAGTAGCGGCAACTACGGCCACTCAGTCTATGTTTCAGTTGTTCACGACAATCTGATAGGCCCTATGTGGTGGGACCGCATATTCGTGTGTCAGCATTCGGCGGACATGTTGAACCGTCGCGCGGACGATTTGATTGCGAATTGGGGAGGGTCCAACTGCAACATGCGTAGGCTGGTATTCAGAGCTGGAACCTTCGACAGATAGCGGAATGGAGGATCAGGTGAGCAGCACCCGTCCATGGACACCGCTTGTGCTCGTAGCGGTCCTCGGGGTAATCCTCGTTGGCTGTACGCCACGCACGCCGGAAGCAGTGAGACTCGACGATGGGGCCACGGACTCGCGGTCCGTAGAAGAGGCCGTCGTGGTGGGTGAGCAGGACGTCGCTGCTGCCAGAAGTGTGCTCATGCGTCACCTCGACGCGCTCTCCAGTGGCGACACCGAGGTGCTGCTTGAGACTTCCGCGGAGTATACGCACTACATATTCACACAACCTTCTTGGCCCGAACAGGCGGGATCTTGGGCTCAGATGAGGGTCATCACCCTGGAGAGGCCGGGCAAGTATCTGGACGACGAAACCATGCGGCAG
It includes:
- a CDS encoding DUF6498-containing protein, which translates into the protein MTQAINRTLGNTLPGIVVTNIVTLVLALWQGLALTDLITAYWIQSVGIGVTVWLRLKSIPLETYATEIATGPPYISWSGRASGAMTASEAAAVAQARLDDQAASALGHRWTDAMGPRARVHKTLGAESAVPNHPFTCGLVRDAGRMCGRTYRPARLHTFCEYKSAVHGQSGVRM
- a CDS encoding amidase domain-containing protein; this encodes MVRRIVFPRQLMGWGVVALVAVACVFGAVDRVSAIASEGPRDAVQATVVRYLDARFRRLVTLDSSAAVGAAVDPTDQTAVAEAWGDVEVETARELESGWGDYSLRTEFVNTRVVGTTADVTVRVDVDFHYASSPEVDSGIYNVVHRFRLVRKADDWRIVSIDSDSEEFQRFKQEVSGKTSRGRSARDASDIARRERISNLRQFADQLRPVAVQQSTSQHGADGLSASSVQPLATALHSYSGSRGSIYAQRFAARGTPRWFYYASGANCTNFVSQCVWAAYGGFVPSSDAASRSNITNMVRMVRNVWHGGTGGGMPNWESVMSFWTYVTNSTKTRGPMATGHNNGARFTGINPADVRVGDVLQVRNGSSGNYGHSVYVSVVHDNLIGPMWWDRIFVCQHSADMLNRRADDLIANWGGSNCNMRRLVFRAGTFDR